One genomic window of Onychostoma macrolepis isolate SWU-2019 chromosome 25, ASM1243209v1, whole genome shotgun sequence includes the following:
- the isg20 gene encoding apoptosis-enhancing nuclease → MFSQYCFSPDPRVRRDVKLRGDIMSDSPWRYSTSSGVDRNTLSATNKETSTISHQVKRQKKENKVKKSTTEFYAVSIEQKRGKKRKSEELLENKTECVKHRDVLDTVSEQSNHVQFKRPRITSHMLTAEAESALPLSNCCEVDSGFSSESSPPTSGRSSPCVGMDQSKFVAMDCEMVGTGPGGKCNEVARCSIVNYYGSVLYDEYILPRHPVTDYRTRWSGIRKHHLQQAVAFEDAQNKIVNILTGKIIVGHALFNDFQVLDISVPPQMIRDTSSCRLLRGLYNTSTRCSASLKKLSWKLLNRTIQSGRMGHCSVEDACAAMDLYKLVEDQWEKDILSQDSNTDHISNPNNLEHYMQDQYWPESIMDCSS, encoded by the exons ATGTTCTCGCAGTATTGCTTCTCTCCGGATCCACGTGTACGCAGAG ATGTCAAGCTACGTGGTGACATAATGTCTGATTCACCTTGGAGATACTCCACGAGTAGTGGTGTGGACCGAAATACCTTGTCAGCCACCAACAAAGAAACAAGCACTATTTCTCATCAAGttaaaagacaaaagaaagaGAATAAAGTGAAAAAATCCACAACTGAATTCTACGCAGTGTCAATTGAACAAAAAagaggaaagaaaagaaagtcagAAGAGCTTTTGGAAAACAAGACGGAGTGTGTTAAACACAGAGATGTTTTAGATACTGTATCTGAACAGTCAAATCACGTGCAATTCAAGAGGCCCAGAATAACTTCTCATATGCTGACTGCTGAAGCTGAGTCTGCATTACCTCTCAGTAACTGCTGTGAGGTGGACAGCGGCTTTTCATCTGAATCCAGTCCTCCCACTAGTGGCAGGAGTTCGCCATGTGTGGGAATGGACCAATCTAAGTTTGTAGCTATGGATTGTGAAATGGTCGGCACTGGACCTGGGGGAAAGTGTAATGAGGTGGCACGCTGTAGTATAGTAAATTATTATGGTAGTGTTCTGTATGATGAATATATTTTACCCCGGCATCCAGTCACAGACTACCGCACAAGATGGAGTGGCATTAGGAAACATCATTTACAACAGGCAGTGGCTTTTGAGGATGCTCAGAATAAG ATTGTCAACATCCTCACAGGGAAGATTATTGTGGGCCATGCCTTATTTAATGATTTCCAGGTTCTTGACATCTCTGTCCCACCACAAATGATTAGGGATACCAGTTCCTGTAGATTGCTGCGAGGGTTGTATAACACCTCCACTAGATGCAGTGCCTCTTTGAAGAAACTGTCTTGGAAACTTCTCAATAGGACCATACAG TCTGGAAGAATGGGTCACTGCTCTGTAGAGGACGCTTGTGCTGCCATGGACCTGTACAAGCTGGTAGAGGACCAGTGGGAAAAGGACATCCTGTCCCAGGATTCGAACACTGACCATATCTCAAACCCCAACAACCTTGAGCACTACATGCAGGACCAGTACTGGCCAGAAAGCATAATGGACTGCAGCTCCTAA